One part of the Triplophysa rosa linkage group LG5, Trosa_1v2, whole genome shotgun sequence genome encodes these proteins:
- the LOC130554802 gene encoding keratin, type I cytoskeletal 9-like — MARNEMNIYLNQAFIPDTSSSSDTCDVAAGICEVCEAPLTYDLTQYFDAGLMPNNLQQCYPINIQDKTMSRLSSRRIVLLGKTGVGKSAAGNTILGENVFRSQLSTKSVTSKCSEATVPNTVSGRSVSVVDTPGFFDTQMKPDELITEIGRSVYLSSPGPHACLIVFRVGDRFTEQEQKIPKVIAKLFGEEVLKYSIILFTRGDELKDVTAEELIKENEGLRDVVDQCGGRYHVFNNNGNNNREQVNDLLQKIDTMIEQNGGGHYSNQMFEDAKIFRQEEERKQSQEEEERRQSQEVEERKQSQEEEERRHRQEVEERKQSQEEEERRQRQEVKERKQSQEEERIKPQKKTEERVRAENGGQPEPNSGFLMFLSKYKSHIYMAAVAAGFVVGGAVGGAFVYGVVGGAVGGAVGGGVVGGVVGKTKSGTVTGAVCGAVGGAAVGAAVSGAVVGAAASASVGVAVANAVGVVSGAAVGGAVGGVSSGDVKGVVAGALAGAVVGGAAVGGAAVGAALTGTVGKAAVCGAIAGGAVGGGVVGGVVSGATSGTLTGAVCGAAVGAAVCGAVVGAAASASVGVAYAVEVVSGAAVGGAVIGGATGEDVRTSVVGLAVVGLTCKTNGVKIHLN; from the exons ATGGCAAGAAATGAGATGAATATCTATTTAAATCAAGCCTTCATACCAGACACAAGCTCCTCTTCAGACACATGTGATGTAGCTGCAGGAATCTGTGAAGTTTGTGAAGCGCCGCTGACTTATGACTTAACACAATATTTTGATGCAGGACTGA TGCCAAATAATCTACAGCAATGTTATCCCATCAACATCCAGGACAAAACTATGTCCAGGCTCTCATCCAGACGGATTGTTCTTCTGGGTAAAACTGGTGTTGGGAAGAGTGCAGCTGGAAACACAATACTGGGAGAGAATGTGTTCAGATCTCAGCTGAGTACAAAATCAGTAACCAGTAAATGTTCAGAAGCCACTGTTCCAAACACTGTTTCAGGCAGATCTGTGTCTGTAGTTGATACTCCTGGATTCTTTGACACACAGATGAAACCTGATGAGTTAATAACAGAGATAGGCAGAAGTGTTTATTTATCCAGTCCAGGACCGCATGCATGTCTCATTGTGTTTAGAGTAGGTGACAGATTCACTGAGCAGGAGCAGAAGATTCCTAAGGTGATTGCTAAGTTGTTTGGTGAGGAGGTGTTAAAATACTCCATCATTCTCTTCACTCGTGGAGATGAGCTAAAAGACGTGACAGCAGAGGAGCTCATTAAAGAGAATGAAGGTTTACGAGATGTAGTTGATCAGTGTGGAGGCAGATATCATGTCTTCAACAATAACGGTAACAATAACAGAGAGCAGGTGAATGATCTACTGCAAAAGATTGATACAATGATAGAGCAGAATGGAGGAGGACACTACAGTAATCAGATGTTTGAAGATGCTAAGATATTTAGACAAGAGGAAGAGAGGAAACAGAGCCAAGAGGAAGAAGAGAGGAGACAGAGCCAAGAGGTAGAAGAGAGGAAACAGAGCCAAGAGGAAGAAGAGAGGAGACATAGGCAAGAGGTAGAAGAGAGGAAACAGAGCCAAGAGGAAGAAGAGAGGAGACAGAGGCAAGAGGTAAAAGAGAGGAAACAGAGCCAAGAGGAAGAAAGGATAAAACCACAGAAAAAGACAGAGGAGAGAGTCAGAGCAGAGAATGGAGGTCAGCCAGAACCAAACAGCGGTTTTCTGATGTTTTTATCCAAGTATAAGAGTCATATTTATATGGCAGCCGTAGCAGCTGGTTTTGTAGTTGGTGGTGCAGTTGGAGGAGCTTTTGTTTATGGAGTAGTTGGTGGGGCTGTTGGTGGGGCTGTTGGTGGAGGTGTAGTTGGAGGTGTAGTCGGTAAAACTAAAAGTGGAACTGTAACTGGAGCTGTTTGTGGAGCTGTTGGTGGAGCTGCTGTTGGTGCCGCTGTTAGTGGAGCTGTAGTTGGTGCAGCTGCTTCTGCCAGTGTTGGAGTTGCTGTTGCTAATGCTGTTGGAGTTGTCAGTGGAGCTGCTGTTGGAGGAGCTGTTGGTGGAGTTTCTAGTGGAGATGTTAAAGGAGTCGTTGCTGGAGCTCTTGCCGGAGCTGTTGTTGGTGGAGCTGCTGTTGGTGGAGCCGCTGTTGGTGCAGCTCTTACTGGCACTGTTGGTAAAGCTGCTGTTTGTGGAGCCATTGCTGGAGGAGCTGTTGGCGGAGGTGTAGTTGGAGGTGTAGTCAGTGGAGCTACAAGTGGAACTTTAACTGGAGCTGTTTGTGGAGCTGCTGTTGGTGCCGCTGTTTGTGGAGCTGTAGTTGGTGCAGCTGCTTCTGCCAGTGTTGGAGTTGCTTATGCTGTTGAAGTTGTCAGTGGAGCTGCTGTTGGAGGAGCTGTTATTGGTGGAGCTACTGGTGAAGATGTTAGAACCAGTGTTGTTGGTTTAGCTGTGGTTGGTCTAACATGCAAGACCAATGGAGTTAAAATACATCTAAACTGA